The nucleotide window CGCTTCAGGAAGCAGGCTGTCTTTCTCCAGCGCTTTGCGGGCGGCATGAACCGCCGGAGAACGAACATTATCAACCGAAATAACTCCGGTTGTCACCGAAAATGTGTAATAGACCGCCAATCCTGCCCAGGCCAAAGCGAAATTAGAATCGGTCTGCAGTGCACGATCCAAATACGTTTTTCCTTCGCGAAATCCTTCCACCGTTTGCTTACCGAGATGAAATTGAGCCCTCAGATAATAATTATATGCCTCAAGATTTTCCGTGGGTACCGTTCGCAATCGCTCATCCTCGATCACCCCCAGAGTAATGCCCAGATTATTGACGATATTCTCGGCGATTTCGGTCTGTAGAGAGAAAATCTGCCTCAACGGCCGTTCATAGTTTTCCGCCCATAGCAGCATTTCATCTGATACCCGGATAAGTTGCGGAGTGATCCTGACAATATCAGTGTCGCCCGTTTTGTCCCATCGAATAGTACCGACCAGGACATACCCCACTTTTAATTCATTCGCTATCTCGGGCAGAGTTTTTTCCGTTATCTTAAAAGTACGGGCGCTGGTGCGAGAAATAACACCAAGATCGTTGACCGATACCAATCGCGATATTATCTCCTCGGTCATGCCGTCAGCGAAATATTCATCGTCGGGATTTCCCAGGTTGCGAAACGGCAAAACCGCCAGCATCTTTTTTGATTGTGATGCCGCATCTTTATCTGCCTTGTATAATTCAGAGATTGCCCAATATCCGATAATCACAACCAATATCGCCACCGCTCCGAAAACGACATAGCGATTCCACCAGTCGTACAACCGAGCAGCGCCCCCGCCTCGTCCCTCTCGTAATTCGTTCAGGTCGTTTATTATCTCCGATGCGTTTTGGTATCTCGAGTCGGGAGATTTTTCGAGCATCTTCAGGATGATTTTTTCTATTCCGCACGGGATATTACTTATATGTTCGGATAAAGGGGCCGGCTTATCATTGAGTATCGAATTAATCATGGTCGCTTCATTATCGCCTCTAAACGGCCTCTTGCCGGTTATCATTTCATAAAACAGAACTCCCGCCGAAAATATATCAGAGCGATGATCAATATCTTTCGCCTGAATCTGTTCGGGAGACATATATCCAAATGTCCCCAGTGTTGAACCGGATTTGGTGATATGCTCGCCCCCTCTGACCGCCGCCAAACCAAAATCGACCAGTTTGGGACGCCCGTCTCCATCCAGAACAATATTGGCCGGTTTAATATCACGATGGTTTACGCCCTGACTATGAGCTTTTTCCAGCCCTTCGAGAATCCCGATAAACAATTCGATAGATTTTTCAAAATCCAGCTCAGATGATGCGATGACATCCTTAAGAGTCCTCCCCTCGATATATTCCATGACAAAATAAGGTCGATTCTTGAATTCACCGACTTCAAATACGGTAATTATATTCGGATGATTGAGCCGTGCCGCCGCCTGCGCCTCGCGTTTGAATCGCGCGCGGTAATCCTCGTTCTCGACGAGGCTTGACGGCAGGAATTTAAACGCGACCTTGCGCTTGAGTTCGGTGTCTTCGGCAAGATAAACTTCACCCATCCCGCCGACCCCGATTTTACTTATAATCCGGTATTGATTTATTTGAGTTCCGGTTGTCAGGACAAGATGCGAATGAGTATTATTATTCGACCGCTCGTCGTTTACCACGATTATACTCCCTGCCCGTTTATAAAATATACGCTAAGGTATTGAAATGTATAATTCAACCAGAAAATTTTATTTACGGACCCTCTATTAAAATCAAAAAAGTCAGGAGTCCTCAGAACTCCTGACTTTGAAATCTCGCTTTCGCATAATTTGTAAAAATTAATTATAACAGGGTGCATCGCCGCCTTTAAAGATATGATTTACCAGATAAACAACATCACCTATATTTACATCACCGTCGCAATTGGAATCGCCGGCTTCAATAGGTTGAGGAGGCGGGCCTCCTTTGAAAACA belongs to Candidatus Zixiibacteriota bacterium and includes:
- a CDS encoding protein kinase, with protein sequence MVNDERSNNNTHSHLVLTTGTQINQYRIISKIGVGGMGEVYLAEDTELKRKVAFKFLPSSLVENEDYRARFKREAQAAARLNHPNIITVFEVGEFKNRPYFVMEYIEGRTLKDVIASSELDFEKSIELFIGILEGLEKAHSQGVNHRDIKPANIVLDGDGRPKLVDFGLAAVRGGEHITKSGSTLGTFGYMSPEQIQAKDIDHRSDIFSAGVLFYEMITGKRPFRGDNEATMINSILNDKPAPLSEHISNIPCGIEKIILKMLEKSPDSRYQNASEIINDLNELREGRGGGAARLYDWWNRYVVFGAVAILVVIIGYWAISELYKADKDAASQSKKMLAVLPFRNLGNPDDEYFADGMTEEIISRLVSVNDLGVISRTSARTFKITEKTLPEIANELKVGYVLVGTIRWDKTGDTDIVRITPQLIRVSDEMLLWAENYERPLRQIFSLQTEIAENIVNNLGITLGVIEDERLRTVPTENLEAYNYYLRAQFHLGKQTVEGFREGKTYLDRALQTDSNFALAWAGLAVYYTFSVTTGVISVDNVRSPAVHAARKALEKDSLLPEAHFVMGWVNSHLLRDWNAADKQFARALDLAPGNSTAHLAYASYLLPMNRTTEGLAEMEKAVMLDPLSPLVNQSMGWAYYITGQTGMAINQFKKTLEIDPTNIWAHTQLAWAYAYNDMYPQAVTECDLTLNELNPEFDPWLYASLGAVYAKDGDKNKARDILKLLEQADNEKYIDPFCFACLYANLNEPDSAWHWLEKAFDVKSPQLLFIKLPGMRDFFLKNISTDNRYSELIKKMKFP